The nucleotide sequence AGAACCGCCAGGAAATACGCGACCGCCAACAGGCAGAGCAGGACTACAAGATCAATCTGAAGGCCGAGCTGGAGATCCGCCACCTACATGAGAAGATGGACCACCTGCTGCATCATCACAGCCAGCGGCTGCTGGAGATTCAGCAGATCCAGACGGACCTGCTGCGGCAGTTGGTGGCCGAGCGGGGGAACTGAGGCTCAATTTGCCAACTGGAACTGACGATGCGTGTAGAGGTCGTCGGCGACTTGAAAGAGGGAGACGCCGTCGTCGCGGATGGCTTCAAAGGCGGTGTCTGGGTCGGAGATGCGCTTCATGAAGACGGAGCCGGCATCGCCGTGCCAGTATTCGACGGTTTTGTTTAGCCCGAGGACGGCCTGCATCTTGTCATGATAGACTGCGATGCTGCGATTGTGGTGCATGAGGCTGCGGTCGCGCTCAGCAGCGCCCTCTTTGAGCAGATCGTGGCCGAAAAAGAGGCTGCGATAGGGGCGCCCGATCATGCCGAGGATGGTCGGAATGAGGTCGAGCTGGCAGCCTTGAATGTCGCATAGCTGCGGTGCCTTGATGAGACCGGGTGCGACGATGATACAGGGGATCTGGTAGCTTTTGAGCGGAATGGTCTGCCGACCATAGACGCGAGCACCGTGATCCGCGATGACGACAAAGATGGTGTCGTTCCAGAAAGCTTCCTTGCGAGCGCGGTCAAAGAAGTCACCGAGAGCCCAATCGGCATATTTGACGGCATGTTCGCGATTATGGGCATTGGGGGCCTCTGGAATGCGGCCCGCCGGGAAAGTGAATGGGCGATGATTGGTGACGGTAAGGAAGGTGCTGAGGAAGGGCTTGCCGGTTTCATGCAGCTTGCGCATTTCGAGGATGCCACGCTGGAGCAGATCTTCATCGCTGACGCCCCAGGCGGTGCGGAAGGCTGGATTTTCAAAGTCGTTTTCCTCCACGATGCTGTCCCATCCATTGTGCAAAGCGTAGTTCTTGATGAAATCAAAGGTGCCGTGCCCGGCATAGAGGAACTGGGTGCTGTAGCCGTCACGTTTGAGCACCCGGGCGATGGTTTCGACGTTCTCCGTTTTGTCGCGGGCGAGGATGCTGTCACCTGGCAGGGGCGGGATGCTGGAAAAGATGGCCTCCATGCCGCGGATGGTGCGATTGCCATCGGCGAGCATATGGGTAAAGAGCAGGCCCTCCTTTGCGGCGAGCGCATCCATGCGAGGCGTGAGGGACGGGCCTTCACGCCCGAGGCAGCCCCAGAACTCGCTACCAAGGCTCTCCTCAGCGATGATGCAGACGTTATACTTCTTGCGCGTGGCATCTCCAGCGACGTCGCGGGTGATGGAGTCACGCGCGGCTTTTATCCACTGATCCTCTGCCTCTGGGGTGAGTGGCTCGGAGGGGAGCGGTGGCGGCTCTGGGGCGATGAAGGTGGCTCCAGGCTCGGCGAGGAGCTTCCGGGCTCGCAGAAAGGCCTCACGGCGGTTCAGGGTGAGGTAAAAGGCTTTGTACTCGAGATTCCGTGTCCACGCGGCATCCGCAGCGCTGGCCCAGCCGTTGTTGGCGAGCTGGTTGACGACGCGTTGGCGGCTAAAAGACGTTTCGACATGTAAAATGCTCAGGTAGGCCAAGAGGCAGACGAGGGCGGCGAGGCCGATCAATTTGAGTTTGGAGGAGAAAGCGTGCTTTTGCCAAACGGGCCTAAATTTGACGAACCCGAACCACGCGATGAAAACACCGCCCAAGAGGCATGCTGTGCCGATGAGCGGCAGTGGGTAGCTTTCACGCAGATTGGTGAAGACCTCATGCGGATAGACGAGGTAGTCGATGGCGACGGTGTTGAAGCGGCTGTCGAATTCAGTAAAGAAGAACCATTCACTGATGACGAG is from Verrucomicrobiaceae bacterium and encodes:
- a CDS encoding sulfatase-like hydrolase/transferase; the protein is MTTQLRFPLYFAGMAFLFWSLLRLSLWWYFAPTDTGASETLKLFLAGLHIDLAWALIGSAVLIGLSAFFTTLIAALPALLLRLVGIRAWKAIWKVLFRIAVTVGCTVGVFLVISEWFFFTEFDSRFNTVAIDYLVYPHEVFTNLRESYPLPLIGTACLLGGVFIAWFGFVKFRPVWQKHAFSSKLKLIGLAALVCLLAYLSILHVETSFSRQRVVNQLANNGWASAADAAWTRNLEYKAFYLTLNRREAFLRARKLLAEPGATFIAPEPPPLPSEPLTPEAEDQWIKAARDSITRDVAGDATRKKYNVCIIAEESLGSEFWGCLGREGPSLTPRMDALAAKEGLLFTHMLADGNRTIRGMEAIFSSIPPLPGDSILARDKTENVETIARVLKRDGYSTQFLYAGHGTFDFIKNYALHNGWDSIVEENDFENPAFRTAWGVSDEDLLQRGILEMRKLHETGKPFLSTFLTVTNHRPFTFPAGRIPEAPNAHNREHAVKYADWALGDFFDRARKEAFWNDTIFVVIADHGARVYGRQTIPLKSYQIPCIIVAPGLIKAPQLCDIQGCQLDLIPTILGMIGRPYRSLFFGHDLLKEGAAERDRSLMHHNRSIAVYHDKMQAVLGLNKTVEYWHGDAGSVFMKRISDPDTAFEAIRDDGVSLFQVADDLYTHRQFQLAN